The Leucobacter sp. UCMA 4100 genome window below encodes:
- a CDS encoding C-terminal binding protein: MSTPPLALFTDLTDLSIEPAKRILAEHGFQSEVLEVDASGVVATHQREAVALIVGYRQLTADLLAQFGSLGIIGTTSNGFDMIDLDHARERGIWVTNVGHAATEEVAVHTMSLILAAERHLGAMQHIAREGGWTTEVTLTPRRLSTLTLGIVGFGKIGQAVAELAKPFFASVIVHDPSQTGVLGEVTALPLGEVVTGSDVLSLHLPLTAETHHIIDAKALASMRPGATLVNVSRGELVDETALVEALDAERLSAACVDVLDTEPPSAQHPMRTHPRVLLTPHVAFLSSGSLTQYEETAALRIAEWHESGSPSEWVLRGAERSPMTKTLHNAHSKEQ, translated from the coding sequence ATGTCTACCCCACCACTCGCACTCTTCACCGACCTCACAGACCTCTCGATCGAACCCGCCAAACGCATTCTTGCCGAGCACGGGTTTCAGAGCGAGGTGCTCGAGGTCGACGCGTCGGGCGTCGTTGCTACCCACCAGCGTGAGGCGGTCGCACTCATTGTCGGGTATCGGCAGCTGACCGCCGATCTGCTCGCGCAGTTCGGGAGCCTCGGCATCATTGGAACGACGAGCAACGGTTTCGACATGATCGACCTCGATCACGCCCGCGAACGCGGTATTTGGGTCACGAACGTTGGGCACGCAGCGACCGAAGAAGTCGCGGTTCACACCATGTCGCTGATTCTCGCCGCCGAGCGGCACCTGGGAGCCATGCAGCACATCGCCCGTGAAGGAGGTTGGACCACCGAGGTCACGCTCACCCCTCGCAGGCTCAGTACCCTGACGCTCGGTATCGTCGGTTTTGGCAAAATCGGTCAGGCCGTTGCCGAGCTCGCCAAGCCGTTCTTCGCCTCGGTAATCGTGCACGACCCCTCACAAACGGGTGTGCTCGGCGAGGTCACCGCGCTACCGCTCGGCGAGGTCGTCACAGGCTCAGACGTGCTCTCGCTGCACCTGCCACTTACCGCTGAGACCCACCACATCATTGATGCCAAAGCGCTCGCGAGCATGCGACCCGGCGCGACCCTTGTCAATGTTTCGCGCGGCGAACTCGTTGACGAAACCGCCCTCGTCGAGGCGCTCGATGCCGAAAGGCTCTCGGCAGCGTGCGTTGACGTGCTCGACACCGAACCGCCAAGCGCACAGCACCCCATGCGCACCCACCCCCGGGTCTTACTCACGCCCCACGTGGCTTTTCTTTCGAGCGGATCGCTCACGCAGTACGAAGAGACCGCGGCGCTCAGAATCGCCGAGTGGCACGAGAGTGGCAGCCCCAGCGAGTGGGTTCTGCGAGGCGCCGAGCGCTCACCCATGACCAAGACATTGCACAACGCACACAGTAAGGAACAGTGA